TACGAGGCCGTCGATGTGGCCGGTATCGAAGACGCGTTCTTCGGCTTCAACGGCGGGGCCGTGTCTCGACAGGGAACGGGAACTACCGAATTTCGCTACACGGAGTATCTCGTCAAAGTCAGGAGCGATGGCTGGATTCAAGTCTACGAGCCGACCGAAACTGAGCTTTCGTGAACTCCGGTAGAGACGGCAGACCGGTAGGCAACCCCTCGAACATACTAGGTGCGTTTCTCCTATCTATTCTTTCATCCTTGAGATGAAATGCGGAATAAATGGAATACCGATCAGTTCGCATACGTAGTTGTCATTCAGTCAGGTGAATCACTTAGTATCGGATGAGCACGTCTATATCGGTCTGGCTATCTAATTGCTTGGTAGTACTTTCGAGTACCCTTACCGTCGTCGATCACGCGAGTCTCGATCGCGCCCCGGCGGTAAAGATCGATGAGAGACACTTTCACTGCGATTATATCGAGTTGGTACTCGCTCAATGTCTCCGATTCGCTTTCCTCCGTCGTCGAGAGAGTGGGCTCGCAAATCTCGGCCGCGATTTCCGGGACGGAGAATGCCTGCTGCTCGTGACTGGCTAAGAATTCTCGTACCTCCTCCTCGATGTTCTGTTCTTTCCGTCCTCGCTGAAAGGTTTCGTTATCGATCGGCATACCGTGTTAGTAGACGTTCTGTAGCGGAATCGGTGTTTCGACGAGATACCTTAAGAGTTCGTTCGCATATCTGGTTGCCGTTCAGCATAGGTGAAGAACATACCGTTCAGCAAAGTTACACAAATGCCGGTCAGCGTAGGGAAGAAGCAACACACCAAATATTTTGGGAACAGTAGTTATCCCTTGTTCAGTCACTTTAACCGATAATGGCAATTAGAGATGGTTGAGGAGTCCTTTCGGGAAGGTGGAGCATATAACATCCCCACAGCGGGCACAGTTATACGCTAGACGATTGAACATTGTGACTGCTTAGCGTGTGTAGGAGTTCCTCACACAGGGGGTTAGGATAGTATCGAATCGTTTCACTCCGCGAATCCCACTCGATCAGCGTGGACTCATCCAATTTCGGCAGGTGAACGTGATGTAGTTCGCTGGACACGGACGCTCCGTCCTGTAACGAATCCAGATGAGCCAGCAATTCGTCGA
This portion of the Haloterrigena gelatinilytica genome encodes:
- a CDS encoding DUF7344 domain-containing protein; this translates as MPSKTHAERCDRLLQLLCHHHRRQTLRFLERQPNNTATIDELLAHLDSLQDGASVSSELHHVHLPKLDESTLIEWDSRSETIRYYPNPLCEELLHTLSSHNVQSSSV